ATGTTATTTTCGAGAACACAGCGCAAAGGAGAGCGTATTTATGCGGAAAATAGTTGTCGTGCCATACGATGAGAAATGGCCTGAAATGTTTGAAGCTGAAAGTTTATTGATTCAGATATTAGCAAACTGGATGGCAGCATTGCTCTGCAAGAACGATACTCATCGTTACAGCGCACTTAAAGCGAACTTTATCGAGTGTCATCTGCAACTGGCGCTGATTGACGCAAACGATAGAGATAGATTAAGTTCGTTACCGGAAAGTTGTGTTCACTCTATTGGAAACACTCAGCTGTCATGACTGAAATGTCTGCTGTGCGCGCATTGTTTCCCTTATACATTTGTATGCCAGATTGCTTTGTGTCAGTTTCGGAAGCAGCTGATACTATTGAGTTAATCACGGTAATCTAATGTCGGTATAAAGGAGATCCTAATGAAAGCACTTTCTATAGTTCGCCCAGCCGGAACACAAATCGCAAATGGTCTGAAAACGCTAGAAATAAGGCGATGGCATCCTGAAGTTCAGGCCGGGGAAGAGATATTACTGGTTGAAAATGAGCACTTCCTTACAGCAGATGGTCAAGAGGAATTAGGCAGGGCCGTAGCCGTCATTACTTTTGGGGAAATCAGAGAGTTTAGACGGGAGGATATTCCTCAAGCGTGTGCATCTTATTATGAAGACGGGTTGCTGGCATGGGAGATAAAGACAATTAAGAAAATCGATAATCCATTCTCAATCCGTGCAGCACGGAAGCTTTACGAGATCGATGACACAGTTATCCATTCTGTGCCGCTAACAAAAATTCGGTAAATCCCGCTAAAAAGTGTTCCCAGAGCCGAAAGTCCGATTTTCGCTGTTAGTTTAAGTCTGAGCTGATACACCTCTGAGTGAGCGATAACACGGTCTATATGTGACGCTTACTGATAAATGGCTTATCCCTGAATTGTTCATCAACGTTACCGAGCTGCAGCTGCGCCATCATCCTGCCAACCGGCCACGGTGTGAAAAACTGACCGCGGTATTTATCCCCCATCTCAAGCTGCATAAAGACCCGCCCGAGAAAATCGCCAGGCTCCTCCTCCAGCCCGCTGACCACATGCGCCAGCAGATGCGCCATGTTCTCCACGTCGGGCTTTTCGAACCGGGACACGATGCGCAGATACTTCTGCTCGCGCTTTTCACAGAACTGCAGCCGATTCTCCAGTGCGATGACGCTGCAGCTGATGAAGTCCTCAAATACCTGATGCCGGCGATGGTAACGGGCCATCTGACTGAAGAGTGAAAGAAAGGCTTTTTCGTGGTTGATGACATTTTTCATGCGTGCGACCTCAGATACAGAGAACACGCACCCGGAGGGACACTGTGTTCCCTTCAGGGTGAAAAAACGGCCACAGCTTTCGCTGTGGCCGGTCAGTGAAGCCGGATAAACCGGCTTTGTGTCATTGCTATGCGCGGATACTGCCGTAGTGCGCACGGGTGGTAACAGGGACAGCGGCCGTTTCCGGCGTGACCAGGAACATACGGGCCCCCTCGCTGGCTGCTGACTGCCGCAGCGCCTCAGCCGAGTACGGACCACTGTCTACGTGGTCACCCCGGTCAAAGCAGTTATAGCCTGACGTACTGTCATCCGGTGAAATCCAGTAGTGACGGATTTCACAGTCAAACAGCTGTGACATTTGCCCCATGACCTCACCTGACGGCGGATACCAGGGCGATGTGAAGTTCAGCGTGAGTGAACCCACTTCATCGCGGCTCCAGAGGGACTGATGACCCGCCGGAAACGCCATGCCAAAGAGCTGCATGTAAAGTTCAGTCGTAGTGCACAGCCCGGTGAACAGACCACTTTCGCCACTGAGCTCGGTGGCCAGACGTGACGGCATCACCATCAGCATGTCACAGGGACAGGTGGTCTCCGGCATGATGCTGAGCCATTCCCAGCGTTCCTGCGGGTCAAACGGACCACCAGCGCCGGCAACGCCAAACCAGTCGGCATAATGTACGGCCATCAGCTGCGCCATTATCTGCCGTGCTGCAAAGGGAATGGCTTCCCATTTCAGCGCACCGATGCCGGACTGCAGCCTGATTTTCTCCATGCGGGAGAGCGTCCTGCTATCAAGCCACGCATCCTGCTCCAGCAGCTCGATAAAGTGCTGGAACGCCTGGTTGGAGGAGGTCTGCGCGCCCGTACCGGATGCAGTCAGCATCGGATACGGGGCGTACTCCACTGCCCTGACGGGCTTCAGTATGCCGGCACAACCGGCGAGAAACAGCTTTATCGCCTGCCGGATAGCGTGGCGGTAAAGCGGTTTTTCAGTGCCGGTAATCCAGGGCTGCATCACATCGAGGCAGACGGATTTACCGGTGATTTCCAGACGGTTATGGCACCATGAAAACATTGTGAAACTCCTCTTGTCGGTTAAAACGAAAAGAGGGCATCTCCCTGAGGAAGATGCCCTCAGGGGGATGATGGCGGCCGTGGCCGCCGGGTCAGGTTATGCCGCCTGTTCCGTATTCCGGTTCAGGGGCTCAAGTAAATATTCCGAGGCTTCCCGGGCGAACCGGCAGGCGCGGAAAATCGCTTTTTTGTCTTCACGAAGGGCTTTCAGCCAGCCGGCCAGGTAGCTCTCATGCTGCACGTCGCCGGTGATACCGAGTTCCGCACAGAGAAAGGCACTGCCGGTCTCCGCTATCAGCTCTTCGAATGCATACACAGGGTCACCGAACTGTCGCGATGACGAGGTGATGCCTTCCCGGTTCAGGCGGCTGCTGTGGCCGGTGGCGTGCACCAGCTCGTGCAGCAGCGTGGACCAGTAGTCCGCTTCTGTCCGGAACTGTGACACCGCCGGTATCACGATGCAGTCGGCACCCGGCCGGTAATACGCGCGGTCCTGCCGGCGATGGTCGCAGCCAACGCCAGTGGCGCTGAGTATCTGCCGAGTCTGATGCAGTTGAGCTGCACTGAGTTCAGAGGGCCGTTCTGCCTCCACCGTGTCGGGCTGTTCACCCTGCACGGATTCGGGCAGTCCGTCGCACTGGGCAACGTTGAACAACTGCAACTGCTTCAGCATGGCCAGTTGCTCCATGACCGGTTCGCCGTCACGGAACAGCAGATTATTGCTGCTGTCCCTGGCCTGTTTCTCAAACGGTTTGTAGATGATGGCCAGCGCGCTGGTCTCATTCTTCCTGACGTAACCGCCGGCATCTTTCGCCTGGCGGAAGGTCAGCCAGCGGTCGGACGTGTACCCGTGTTCTTCAGCGGCCATCCACAGCAGCGGAACGTTAATACCGCTGTAGGTACGGCCGGTGACGGCGTTGACCGGCAGGCTGCTGCCGTGCACATTCTGAGCAGCACGCCACGGGCGCCGCCAGGGCGGTACGCCGTTTTCGAGCGCCAGAATGATTTTGTCAGTGACCTGCTGATACAGGTCGGGAGTATGCACTGCCGCCGCTTTACGCCGGCCGGTGGTTGTCTTCATGGGATGCAGCCTCTGAGTGCGGGGCGCATCCCTGCCCGGTGGCGGACGATGCGCCACCGGTGAGTGGAAAAATCAGTAATAACGTAAGGAGCCGTCGGACATCACCGAATGGATACGGTCACGTACGCTCCCGACCGCACGGTCAAACATCTCGCGGTCA
The window above is part of the Pantoea cypripedii genome. Proteins encoded here:
- a CDS encoding ASCH domain-containing protein, producing MKALSIVRPAGTQIANGLKTLEIRRWHPEVQAGEEILLVENEHFLTADGQEELGRAVAVITFGEIREFRREDIPQACASYYEDGLLAWEIKTIKKIDNPFSIRAARKLYEIDDTVIHSVPLTKIR
- a CDS encoding DUF1281 domain-containing protein; translated protein: MFSWCHNRLEITGKSVCLDVMQPWITGTEKPLYRHAIRQAIKLFLAGCAGILKPVRAVEYAPYPMLTASGTGAQTSSNQAFQHFIELLEQDAWLDSRTLSRMEKIRLQSGIGALKWEAIPFAARQIMAQLMAVHYADWFGVAGAGGPFDPQERWEWLSIMPETTCPCDMLMVMPSRLATELSGESGLFTGLCTTTELYMQLFGMAFPAGHQSLWSRDEVGSLTLNFTSPWYPPSGEVMGQMSQLFDCEIRHYWISPDDSTSGYNCFDRGDHVDSGPYSAEALRQSAASEGARMFLVTPETAAVPVTTRAHYGSIRA
- a CDS encoding ArdC family protein, coding for MKTTTGRRKAAAVHTPDLYQQVTDKIILALENGVPPWRRPWRAAQNVHGSSLPVNAVTGRTYSGINVPLLWMAAEEHGYTSDRWLTFRQAKDAGGYVRKNETSALAIIYKPFEKQARDSSNNLLFRDGEPVMEQLAMLKQLQLFNVAQCDGLPESVQGEQPDTVEAERPSELSAAQLHQTRQILSATGVGCDHRRQDRAYYRPGADCIVIPAVSQFRTEADYWSTLLHELVHATGHSSRLNREGITSSSRQFGDPVYAFEELIAETGSAFLCAELGITGDVQHESYLAGWLKALREDKKAIFRACRFAREASEYLLEPLNRNTEQAA